The Cryptomeria japonica chromosome 2, Sugi_1.0, whole genome shotgun sequence region AAATTCTTAGAATCGAAGGCGGAAAATATTATATTTGCCCTACTCTTGAACATTCGAGTAATAAGAGAATGCACAATTTGAGCTACAGCAGCGGACAGAAATGTAGATGCGGACAGCCTATGGACACCCTCGTTCAGCAACGCCAGAAGAGCAATGGCAACCGGGCCAGCGGAAGCGGGAGCAATTCTCTGCCAGAAATTCTTCCGTATATAATAACAGATGACCTCCAGATAATAGAGTATTCAACTATCGAAATTATAATGTTGCTTAAGAATCTCAATATCAAACATGAATCAGAACTTGTAAAAATTACTGCAATTGTGGACGGCACCAAGGTCAGAGTTATtagatttatttcaattatgttcGGCTCAATTTGTTGATGAATTTTATTCTTACATGCTCGCTTTTGTTACAATATAGAAGTATTGGTAATTATATTAAAGTTTTTGCAGGCATTGGAGCTTGTGAAGGCTTCTCCGTATTCAAAAACTGTATTAAACGACGTTTTCTCTTTCCGAATTGATGGACAACTTGGATGATGATTTCAGCTTAGGCACAGACTTTCGTGCTCTATAAATTTATGGTGCTACATAGCTAAAATAGAATATAAGCTACATCCTTCAATTAAGCAGCATGTTACAAATAGTGTAGTGCGTTAGCATTTTTCATAGGGTAGTTTCTTCGAATTTTTCATATTAGATTGTTAGCATGTTTAATCAATTGATGAAAATGAAAATAGGTGCTGACATTTAATAAGGATTATATATAATCTTTTGGTCTTCTATATTTGGTGCTCTACATTTAACATCATATTGAAAACAGGAAAGTCTGATTATATATTCTATTAAAGAAATGGTAACATACAATGACTATAATTTTTTGAACTTGTGCATTTGTATCATTTTATATTTAGAGAGtagataaaatttatatatatgtgaTGAAGATATACTTCGTAaaaaattttcttatatttttttgtGGATGTAGTTTTTAATGGTGAACCACATAATTACTATGTTGTATGTGTCCTTTCTATGTAATAGTTGTTTAAATCAAAATTTGTATTTCTTTATCTATCTTTAATTCtccacaattggtattagagccacaaatattttttgaaacaaaGGAGGGGCCTGAACTGTAGAATTGAAAAATTCTTAGGCCAAAGTTTTGAGAtacaaaatttacaattacaagctCTCCTAATTCAAAACAAACTCTCAATTGCATTAGATGGAAACTTGAAGAATCCTAAAAAAATATCTAATAAGGATTGGGATGTTTTGGCCAAGAAGGATGTGGCAACCATCAATCTTTTTCTATCTAATAGTATTTGTTTAGTGTTGTAACAAAGAAAATATAGCAATATATTTATCAGAACAATTATCCAACATGTATGATAGGGAACTGGCTAATAGACTTTTATTAATGAAGAAATTGGTCAATTTGAAAAACAAAGAAGGCACTAATGTTTCCAATAACTTGAATGAATTTAATACCTTGATCATCCAAATAATTTCTATTGACATTGATTATGAAGAACAAGTCATAGTCATCT contains the following coding sequences:
- the LOC131048680 gene encoding uncharacterized protein LOC131048680, which encodes MSSDAIHVRFFINSKTGLIAYAEGGEEFAKLLFSFLDVPMGCILKLHHPAMQLGSLSNLRGSVENLPPDYMTTDRSRLLDPKFISNYPKILRIEGGKYYICPTLEHSSNKRMHNLSYSSGQKCRCGQPMDTLVQQRQKSNGNRASGSGSNSLPEILPYIITDDLQIIEYSTIEIIMLLKNLNIKHESELVKITAIVDGTKALELVKASPYSKTVLNDVFSFRIDGQLG